A portion of the Corynebacterium rouxii genome contains these proteins:
- a CDS encoding amino acid ABC transporter permease encodes MTPRATVLYDAPGPAALRRNRVYSAITIGVGIALVGWVVTTLNSKGQLAAEKWTPFANSETWTTFLLPGLAGTLKSAAASIVLALLIGVILGLGRLSRLVVVRWISAVIVEFFRAIPVLLLIIFSYQVFAVYGVFKPKYLAFAAVVCALTLYNGSVIAEILRAGILSLPKGQTEAAQALGLSHGQTMRTILLPQAVAAMLPALIAQMVIALKDSALGYQIGYIEVVRQGIQSSSTNRNYLASLIVVAIIMVAINYSLTLIAERIERQLRAGRARKNIVAKVPEQPHQGLDTKDNVVVDWHDPAHVEIKNPAQ; translated from the coding sequence ATGACACCTCGTGCGACAGTGCTTTATGACGCCCCTGGTCCAGCAGCGTTGCGACGCAACCGTGTGTACTCGGCCATCACCATCGGCGTTGGAATTGCGCTTGTTGGTTGGGTAGTTACAACACTTAATTCCAAAGGGCAGCTCGCTGCCGAAAAGTGGACACCGTTTGCCAACTCCGAAACGTGGACAACCTTCTTGCTGCCTGGCCTCGCGGGAACGTTGAAATCCGCGGCGGCGTCGATAGTCTTGGCGCTTCTTATTGGTGTGATCCTTGGTTTGGGCAGGTTATCTAGGCTGGTAGTGGTGCGATGGATCAGCGCCGTGATCGTGGAATTCTTCCGTGCCATTCCTGTGTTGCTGTTGATTATTTTTTCCTACCAAGTGTTTGCGGTTTACGGAGTATTTAAACCCAAGTACTTGGCCTTTGCCGCCGTAGTCTGTGCGCTTACTTTGTACAACGGTTCCGTGATCGCGGAGATCTTACGGGCAGGAATTCTTTCCCTGCCCAAGGGGCAAACAGAAGCGGCGCAGGCGCTGGGGCTTTCCCACGGACAAACCATGCGAACCATTTTGCTGCCACAGGCCGTAGCGGCGATGCTTCCAGCGCTGATTGCGCAGATGGTGATCGCGCTGAAAGACTCGGCACTGGGTTACCAGATCGGCTATATCGAAGTGGTGCGTCAAGGAATTCAATCCTCCTCTACGAACCGCAACTATCTCGCCTCTTTGATCGTGGTAGCGATCATCATGGTGGCGATCAACTACTCGCTGACGTTGATAGCTGAACGTATCGAGCGTCAACTGCGCGCCGGGCGTGCTCGCAAGAATATTGTGGCTAAGGTTCCGGAGCAGCCCCATCAAGGTTTGGACACGAAAGATAATGTGGTGGTGGATTGGCATGATCCGGCACACGTGGAAATTAAAAATCCGGCGCAATGA